Proteins encoded together in one Flavobacteriales bacterium window:
- a CDS encoding carboxypeptidase regulatory-like domain-containing protein, with translation MKQAFSLALIAVVALVSCRKDLTGEGPDAAMPGMPRHHIDMGGTTSVTVYGQVLDEGGIPVANALVQAGYGNESTLTDENGAFVLQGIRAYQRMGSVRVSKQGFFTGSRSFLPVPGGNVVRIHLLARNLAGTVQSSTGGTVELEGARIAFGTGGFTRYGQPYSGPVQVFLNYIDPTSEGVSYEMPGMLLGAKSGEAMPLVTFGMVAVELADGSGTKLDLAPGAMANVRLPMAPSQSASAAPAIDLWHYDLALGYWTFEGQANLVNGQYEADVPHFSIWNFDVPGSGSAIQGQVIDTQGNPVQGAVVRFANSNGYADFETSTTGHYGGMVINSTPLTMTVSLQCAGSSEVVHTQTVGPFPNGGVIPPVAISSPVLSTVTGTVINCQGLPAATAYVLVNGSPIFCNNGLFSFVTCQGSATIAAADLGGVSWADPITVAITAPNMNLGMVQACDFQVATGTVTDVDGNIYGTISFGGQEWMSSNLRTSRYRNGDPIPNVQDNMQWYNLSTGAWRHYDNNSAHEANFGKLYNHYTVSDPRNVCPAGWHVPTQADWDGLESVLGGAEVAGGKLKEMGTLQEGTGLWNAPNFGATDQIGFSARPGGAHFTNGSFNMGNEASFWTSESVDESFSYWRMIHADSAWVSPGEHGNNVGMSIRCKRD, from the coding sequence ATGAAACAGGCTTTCAGCCTCGCCTTGATCGCAGTTGTCGCGCTGGTCTCATGCCGCAAGGACCTCACCGGCGAAGGCCCGGATGCAGCGATGCCAGGGATGCCGCGGCACCACATCGACATGGGTGGCACCACCTCGGTAACGGTATATGGCCAAGTGCTGGACGAAGGAGGCATTCCTGTTGCGAATGCCCTGGTCCAGGCGGGCTATGGGAATGAGAGCACCTTGACCGATGAGAACGGTGCCTTCGTGCTGCAAGGCATCCGGGCCTATCAGCGGATGGGCTCCGTGCGGGTCTCCAAGCAAGGCTTCTTTACCGGCTCACGATCCTTCTTGCCTGTGCCTGGCGGCAACGTGGTGCGCATCCATCTGCTCGCGCGCAACCTCGCCGGCACGGTGCAGAGCAGCACAGGAGGCACGGTAGAGCTTGAAGGCGCGCGCATCGCCTTCGGCACAGGCGGTTTCACGCGATATGGCCAGCCTTACTCCGGACCGGTGCAGGTCTTCCTCAACTACATCGACCCTACCAGCGAAGGTGTTTCCTATGAGATGCCCGGCATGCTGCTGGGCGCCAAGTCCGGTGAAGCCATGCCCTTGGTCACCTTCGGCATGGTGGCCGTTGAGCTTGCCGATGGCAGCGGCACGAAACTCGATCTGGCGCCCGGCGCCATGGCGAATGTGCGCCTTCCGATGGCCCCGTCGCAATCCGCTTCAGCCGCGCCTGCGATCGATCTCTGGCATTACGATCTGGCCTTGGGCTACTGGACCTTCGAGGGCCAAGCGAATCTGGTGAATGGACAGTACGAGGCCGATGTGCCGCACTTCAGCATATGGAACTTCGACGTGCCCGGCAGTGGCAGCGCGATCCAAGGCCAAGTAATCGACACCCAGGGTAATCCGGTGCAAGGCGCGGTTGTCCGCTTCGCGAACTCGAATGGCTACGCGGATTTCGAAACAAGCACCACTGGGCACTATGGCGGCATGGTGATCAATAGCACCCCGCTCACCATGACCGTTTCTCTCCAGTGCGCTGGCAGCTCGGAGGTAGTGCATACCCAAACAGTCGGGCCATTCCCGAATGGTGGCGTGATACCGCCCGTGGCGATCAGTTCACCTGTGCTATCCACCGTTACTGGCACCGTGATCAACTGCCAGGGCCTGCCGGCCGCTACGGCCTATGTGCTCGTGAATGGCAGCCCGATCTTCTGCAACAATGGCCTTTTCAGCTTCGTCACGTGCCAAGGTTCGGCCACCATCGCTGCGGCAGATTTGGGCGGCGTGAGCTGGGCGGATCCCATCACGGTTGCCATAACAGCACCGAACATGAACCTCGGAATGGTGCAGGCCTGCGATTTCCAGGTCGCAACGGGCACAGTGACGGATGTGGACGGCAATATCTATGGCACCATCAGTTTCGGAGGTCAGGAATGGATGAGCTCCAATCTTCGCACCAGCAGGTACCGCAACGGCGATCCGATTCCCAACGTGCAGGACAACATGCAGTGGTACAACCTCAGCACCGGCGCATGGCGGCACTACGATAACAACTCGGCGCACGAGGCGAACTTCGGGAAGCTCTATAACCACTACACGGTGAGCGATCCCCGGAACGTGTGCCCTGCCGGCTGGCACGTGCCCACTCAGGCTGATTGGGATGGACTCGAGTCCGTGCTCGGCGGGGCCGAAGTGGCGGGTGGTAAATTGAAGGAGATGGGCACCTTGCAAGAGGGCACTGGCCTGTGGAATGCGCCCAACTTTGGCGCGACCGATCAGATCGGATTCTCGGCACGCCCGGGCGGTGCGCACTTCACCAACGGCAGCTTCAACATGGGCAATGAGGCCAGCTTCTGGACCAGTGAATCGGTCGATGAGAGCTTCTCTTATTGGCGCATGATCCATGCTGACAGCGCTTGGGTGTCTCCCGGTGAGCACGGAAACAACGTGGGCATGAGCATCCGCTGCAAGCGGGATTGA
- a CDS encoding periplasmic heavy metal sensor — MRTTIIAAVLLFSASLSAQDKVKRNPEEMAKVRTERLTTVLELTPEQAAKVNALHLAHAQDAEARRAQQEAKREAMRAEMKAKRERHQAEMKAILTAEQFAKWEALNAQREERGKQRRHRDTTK, encoded by the coding sequence ATGCGGACCACGATCATCGCTGCGGTGCTGCTCTTCTCGGCATCGCTTTCAGCACAGGACAAGGTGAAGAGGAACCCTGAGGAAATGGCCAAGGTTCGTACAGAGCGCCTGACCACGGTGCTCGAACTCACCCCGGAGCAGGCGGCGAAGGTGAATGCGCTCCACCTGGCCCATGCCCAGGATGCAGAGGCACGCCGCGCGCAGCAGGAAGCGAAGCGCGAAGCCATGCGCGCGGAGATGAAAGCCAAGCGCGAAAGGCACCAAGCGGAGATGAAGGCCATCCTCACCGCGGAGCAATTCGCGAAGTGGGAAGCGCTGAATGCGCAGCGCGAAGAGCGCGGCAAGCAGCGCCGCCACCGCGATACCACGAAGTAG
- a CDS encoding tRNA-(ms[2]io[6]A)-hydroxylase: MLGLQLPTDPRWAELVKNDLAQLLIDHAWCEQKAASNAISMITRYPENSALVAELMRIAQEELDHFRQVVERIHARGWVLGPERKDDYVNELMAFVRKDGSREERLVDRLLFSAMIEARSCERFKLLAEECPDEELRAFYRALMESEAGHYATFIGFARQYGGRVDVDLRWKEFLAYEAAVVRRYGKAPTMHG; this comes from the coding sequence ATGCTCGGCCTCCAACTCCCCACCGACCCGCGCTGGGCGGAACTCGTGAAGAACGACCTCGCGCAGTTGCTCATCGATCACGCTTGGTGCGAGCAAAAGGCAGCGAGCAATGCGATCAGCATGATCACACGCTACCCGGAGAACAGCGCTCTGGTGGCTGAGCTGATGCGGATCGCGCAGGAGGAGTTGGACCACTTCCGCCAAGTCGTGGAGCGCATCCATGCGCGCGGCTGGGTGCTCGGCCCTGAGCGCAAGGACGATTACGTGAATGAGTTGATGGCCTTCGTGCGCAAGGACGGCTCGCGTGAGGAGCGCCTGGTGGATCGCTTGCTCTTCAGCGCCATGATCGAGGCGCGCAGCTGCGAGCGATTCAAGCTGCTCGCCGAGGAGTGCCCGGATGAAGAGCTCCGTGCATTCTACCGTGCGCTGATGGAAAGCGAGGCCGGCCACTATGCAACGTTCATCGGTTTCGCGCGGCAGTACGGCGGCCGCGTGGACGTGGACCTGCGCTGGAAGGAATTCCTCGCCTACGAGGCTGCTGTGGTGCGCCGCTATGGGAAAGCGCCCACCATGCACGGGTAG
- a CDS encoding insulinase family protein: protein MRFRHLLLASLIGFGASAQKKYAYTSVPGDPLEARIYTLDNGLQVWLSRNTDAPRVQTNIAVRAGSKNDPGDATGLAHYLEHMLFKGTSRIGTSDWAKESALLKQISDAYERRRWSRDEGERERIYRAIDSLSTLAAAYAVPNEYDKMIKKLGARGTNAYTSTERTVYINDIPSDELERWMAIESERMQECVLRLFHTELETVYEEFNKGQDNDARQAYAKKNELLYPLHPYGTQTTIGRGEHLKNPSMEKIHAFFDAWYVPNNMAVILAGDIDYDRTIAMVDKHFGGWERGKTPEFTFKVDAPRQRPEMAEVHGPDAEWVQLAWRFDGYDSADPIMITLIEGILSNGQAGLIDLGLVQSQQVLEASATSTVQTDYSEFGLFGKAKAGQSLDEVSNLLLLQIERLKRGDFDDWLIDAVVTDLEQRQVRYWNESNSRRASAMTDAFILRKDWKDEVGLHARMRGITKQQVMDFARTRLIDNYVGVYKRTGERRDAHHVAKPKITPIDIKRDGMSAWRKEWEKMPSATLEPEFIDYTKAIEHRQLRGKIPLAVVKNPTNDLFSLRYILEMGTNHDPLLEVALEYLPYLGTSGRSPSDFKKDLFRLGLAIDVFVGDDRCYVTLTGSERNLPKGLGILENLLADAQPNDEALRNLVSDIRKARQDELKNKGSITSALVNHARVGEHSPFNTVVPDERLARLTSDELIQRIRGLCGFQHSVFYYGRMGADEAARLIEGVHAIGAVKEIPKPRAFPELPTTKSKVLFAEHDMIQAEMFLVSKAGPFDAAKMPYASLFNEYFGSGLSSIVFQEIREAKALAYGASASYTSPAKKEEAHYVRAFIGTQADKLDDAVDAMLALMNEMPMAIEQFEGAKASALKVIASTRITKENIYWSWDAARRRGIDIDIRKLSYERIPSITIEDMKGFFDKEIKGRPFTYCVIGKEGAVDLKVLERLGPVTRLDKQVLFGYPEAQR, encoded by the coding sequence ATGCGATTCCGTCACCTGCTTCTCGCGTCGTTGATCGGCTTCGGCGCCAGCGCCCAGAAGAAGTATGCCTACACGAGTGTCCCCGGCGATCCGCTCGAGGCGCGCATCTACACCCTCGACAACGGCCTCCAGGTGTGGCTGAGCCGCAATACCGATGCGCCGCGCGTGCAGACCAACATCGCCGTGCGCGCCGGAAGCAAGAACGATCCAGGGGATGCCACGGGCCTCGCGCATTACCTGGAGCATATGCTCTTCAAGGGAACAAGCCGGATCGGCACCAGCGATTGGGCCAAGGAGAGCGCGTTGCTGAAGCAGATCAGCGATGCGTACGAGCGCAGGCGCTGGTCGCGGGATGAGGGCGAGCGCGAGCGGATCTACCGCGCCATCGACAGCCTCAGCACGCTCGCCGCGGCCTACGCCGTGCCCAACGAGTACGACAAGATGATCAAGAAGCTCGGCGCGCGCGGCACCAATGCATACACCAGCACGGAACGCACGGTGTACATCAACGACATCCCGAGCGACGAGCTGGAGCGGTGGATGGCGATCGAGAGCGAACGGATGCAGGAGTGCGTGCTGCGCCTCTTCCACACCGAATTGGAGACCGTGTACGAGGAGTTCAATAAAGGGCAGGACAACGATGCGCGCCAGGCCTATGCCAAGAAGAACGAGCTGCTCTATCCCTTGCATCCGTACGGCACCCAGACCACCATTGGCAGGGGAGAGCACCTGAAGAACCCCAGCATGGAGAAGATCCATGCCTTCTTCGATGCATGGTACGTGCCCAATAACATGGCTGTGATCCTGGCCGGCGACATCGATTACGACCGCACCATCGCCATGGTGGATAAGCACTTCGGAGGATGGGAGCGGGGCAAGACGCCGGAATTCACCTTCAAGGTGGACGCTCCGCGCCAGCGGCCTGAGATGGCCGAGGTCCATGGGCCGGATGCGGAATGGGTGCAGCTCGCGTGGCGCTTTGATGGATATGATTCCGCTGACCCGATAATGATCACGCTGATCGAAGGCATCCTGAGCAATGGTCAGGCTGGCCTGATCGACCTGGGCCTCGTGCAAAGCCAGCAGGTGCTGGAGGCCTCAGCGACATCGACCGTGCAAACGGATTACTCGGAGTTCGGGCTCTTCGGCAAGGCGAAGGCTGGCCAGTCGCTCGATGAGGTGAGCAACCTGCTGCTCTTGCAGATCGAACGGCTGAAGCGCGGTGATTTCGACGATTGGTTGATCGATGCCGTGGTGACCGACCTTGAGCAGCGGCAGGTGCGCTACTGGAACGAGAGCAACAGCAGGCGGGCCTCGGCCATGACCGATGCCTTCATCCTGCGCAAGGATTGGAAGGATGAAGTGGGCCTTCATGCGCGGATGCGCGGGATCACGAAGCAGCAGGTCATGGATTTCGCAAGGACCCGCCTGATCGACAATTACGTGGGCGTGTACAAGCGCACCGGCGAGCGGCGCGACGCCCACCATGTGGCGAAGCCGAAGATCACGCCCATTGACATCAAGCGCGATGGAATGAGCGCATGGAGGAAGGAGTGGGAGAAGATGCCGAGCGCCACGCTCGAACCGGAGTTCATCGATTACACCAAGGCCATCGAGCATCGGCAGCTGCGCGGGAAGATCCCGTTGGCCGTGGTGAAGAACCCCACCAACGACTTGTTCAGCCTGAGGTACATCCTGGAGATGGGCACCAACCACGATCCGCTCCTGGAAGTGGCCTTGGAGTACTTGCCCTATCTGGGCACCTCCGGTCGCTCACCCTCGGACTTCAAGAAGGACCTGTTCAGGCTCGGCCTCGCCATCGATGTGTTCGTCGGCGATGATCGTTGCTACGTGACCTTGACCGGCTCGGAGCGCAATCTGCCCAAGGGGCTCGGAATCCTGGAGAACCTGCTCGCCGATGCGCAGCCGAATGATGAAGCCCTGCGCAATCTCGTGTCGGACATCCGCAAGGCCAGGCAGGATGAACTGAAGAACAAGGGCAGCATCACCAGCGCGCTGGTGAACCACGCCCGCGTCGGGGAGCATTCACCGTTCAACACCGTCGTGCCCGATGAGCGATTGGCGCGACTCACGAGCGATGAACTCATCCAGCGCATCCGGGGCCTGTGCGGGTTCCAGCACAGCGTGTTCTACTACGGCCGCATGGGTGCCGATGAAGCGGCGCGTCTGATCGAAGGCGTTCATGCCATCGGTGCTGTGAAGGAGATCCCCAAGCCGCGCGCCTTTCCGGAACTGCCCACCACCAAGAGCAAGGTTCTCTTCGCGGAGCATGATATGATCCAGGCGGAGATGTTCCTCGTGAGCAAGGCCGGACCCTTCGATGCAGCGAAGATGCCCTACGCCTCCCTCTTCAACGAGTATTTCGGCAGCGGCCTCAGCAGCATCGTGTTCCAGGAGATCCGCGAGGCCAAGGCACTGGCCTACGGCGCCAGCGCCAGCTATACGTCGCCAGCGAAGAAAGAGGAGGCGCACTATGTCCGTGCCTTCATCGGCACACAGGCGGATAAGCTCGATGATGCCGTGGACGCCATGCTTGCGCTTATGAACGAGATGCCCATGGCGATCGAGCAATTCGAAGGAGCCAAGGCAAGCGCGCTCAAGGTGATCGCCAGCACCCGGATCACGAAGGAGAACATCTATTGGAGCTGGGATGCGGCTCGGCGCCGCGGGATCGATATCGACATCCGGAAGCTCTCCTATGAGCGCATCCCTTCAATCACCATCGAGGACATGAAGGGCTTCTTTGACAAGGAGATCAAGGGCCGGCCGTTCACGTATTGCGTCATCGGAAAAGAAGGCGCCGTGGACCTCAAGGTGCTGGAGAGGCTGGGCCCGGTGACCCGGCTGGATAAACAGGTGCTGTTCGGCTATCCGGAGGCGCAGCGATGA
- a CDS encoding competence/damage-inducible protein A has translation MSPSLEITAEIISIGDELLIGQTMNTNAGWMGEQLSLIGIRPVRVRVIGDDREAILMALATSNADVVLLTGGLGPTKDDITKQVLCEYFDTRLVRHPHIEAAIAGFFRSIGREPLEVNLAQADLPESCTVVPNDRGTASGMWFGKEGRVFVSMPGVPYEMKAMMEKHVLPELRRVFDPPSIVHRTILTTGLGESHLAQRISAWEDSLADEGIKLAYLPSPGLVKLRLSTYANNDPSGARDRVAQKADQLYRLIPELIFGEGEERLEQVVGRMLKENGHTLSTAESCTGGYVSHLITSVPGSSAYFIGGVVSYANAVKMEELGIPSDMLELNGAVSQPVVERMAQGVREALKTDWSIALSGVAGPDGGTEEKPVGTVWMAVAGPDGVQAAKVYLPGTRDLVIKRSALAALNLLRKFLLKRVLD, from the coding sequence ATGAGTCCTTCCTTGGAGATCACCGCTGAGATCATCTCCATCGGCGATGAGCTGCTCATCGGCCAGACGATGAACACCAACGCCGGCTGGATGGGCGAGCAGCTCTCGCTCATCGGTATCCGTCCGGTGCGCGTGCGCGTAATCGGAGATGATAGGGAGGCGATCCTCATGGCGCTGGCCACCTCCAACGCCGATGTGGTGCTCCTTACTGGCGGCCTGGGCCCCACCAAGGACGACATCACCAAGCAGGTGCTCTGCGAGTACTTCGACACGCGGCTTGTCCGGCACCCGCACATCGAGGCGGCCATCGCTGGCTTTTTCCGGAGCATCGGCCGAGAGCCCTTGGAGGTGAACCTGGCCCAGGCCGACCTGCCGGAGTCTTGCACGGTGGTGCCGAACGATCGCGGCACAGCCAGCGGCATGTGGTTCGGCAAGGAAGGCCGTGTCTTCGTAAGCATGCCCGGTGTGCCCTACGAGATGAAGGCCATGATGGAGAAGCACGTATTGCCCGAACTGCGCCGGGTCTTCGATCCCCCATCCATCGTGCATCGGACCATACTCACGACGGGTTTGGGTGAAAGCCATCTCGCGCAGCGCATTTCCGCCTGGGAGGACAGCCTGGCCGATGAGGGCATCAAGCTGGCCTACCTCCCAAGCCCCGGCTTGGTGAAGCTGCGCCTGAGCACCTACGCGAACAACGATCCCTCCGGCGCCCGCGACCGTGTCGCGCAAAAGGCCGACCAGCTCTACCGCCTCATCCCCGAGCTGATCTTCGGCGAGGGCGAGGAGCGCCTCGAGCAAGTAGTGGGGCGCATGCTGAAGGAGAATGGGCACACCTTGTCGACCGCAGAGAGCTGCACCGGTGGATATGTGAGCCATCTGATCACCAGCGTCCCCGGCAGCTCAGCCTATTTCATCGGCGGGGTGGTGAGCTATGCCAATGCCGTGAAAATGGAGGAGCTCGGCATTCCCAGCGACATGCTGGAGCTCAACGGGGCAGTGAGCCAACCCGTAGTGGAGCGCATGGCCCAAGGAGTCCGCGAGGCACTGAAGACCGATTGGAGCATCGCCCTGAGCGGGGTGGCCGGGCCGGATGGTGGCACTGAGGAGAAGCCAGTGGGCACCGTTTGGATGGCGGTGGCAGGCCCAGATGGCGTGCAAGCGGCCAAAGTCTATCTCCCTGGCACCCGCGACCTTGTCATTAAGCGCAGTGCCTTGGCTGCCCTGAACTTGCTTCGTAAGTTCCTGTTGAAGAGGGTTTTAGATTAA
- the rpmB gene encoding 50S ribosomal protein L28 gives MSKVCQITGKKVTVGHKVSHSNIKTKRTFAPNLQDRKFFLPEEKKWVSLRVSTSGMRTINKIGLAEALKRAKAKGYLAA, from the coding sequence ATGTCGAAAGTCTGCCAAATCACCGGGAAGAAGGTCACCGTTGGGCACAAGGTGTCGCACTCGAACATCAAGACCAAGCGCACCTTCGCGCCCAACCTCCAGGATCGGAAGTTCTTCCTGCCTGAAGAGAAGAAGTGGGTGAGCCTTCGCGTAAGCACCTCGGGCATGCGCACCATCAACAAGATCGGCTTGGCCGAGGCCCTTAAGCGCGCCAAGGCGAAGGGTTATCTCGCCGCTTGA
- the rpmG gene encoding 50S ribosomal protein L33 translates to MAKKSKGNRVQVILECTEHKTSGLPGTSRYITTKNRKNTSERIELKKYNPILRKVTVHKEIK, encoded by the coding sequence ATGGCCAAGAAATCGAAAGGCAACCGCGTGCAGGTGATCCTCGAGTGCACCGAGCATAAGACGTCCGGCCTGCCCGGCACCAGCCGCTACATCACCACCAAGAACAGGAAGAACACCTCCGAGCGGATCGAGTTGAAGAAGTACAACCCGATCCTCCGGAAAGTGACCGTTCATAAAGAGATCAAGTAA
- a CDS encoding DUF4295 family protein — protein sequence MAKKTVATLKKADAKTFTKVIRMVKKETGGYSFVEQVVPSDEADKLASTK from the coding sequence ATGGCTAAGAAGACCGTTGCTACCCTGAAGAAAGCGGATGCCAAGACCTTCACCAAGGTCATCCGCATGGTGAAAAAGGAAACAGGCGGATACTCCTTCGTGGAGCAGGTGGTGCCCAGCGACGAGGCCGACAAGCTCGCCAGCACGAAGTAA
- the ftsY gene encoding signal recognition particle-docking protein FtsY, whose translation MALFGLFGKKKEAAEQAAEKQALDSGLRRSREGFLGKITRAIAGKSTVDDEVLDRLEEVLVGSDVGVDTTLRIIRRIEERVKRDKYVGAGELNALLREEIAALMKDPAPVDDAIKPYVIMVVGVNGVGKTTTIGKLANAFKKEGKSVVLGAADTFRAAAVDQLRIWSERVGAALVQQGMNADPAAVAYDAVESARAKGADVVIIDTAGRLHNKAGLMNELTKVRNVMRKVVPDAPHEVLLVLDASTGQNAIEQAREFTRATDVTALALTKIDGTAKGGVAIGISDQFSIPIKYLGVGEGIDHLQVFEKRAFVEALFKD comes from the coding sequence ATGGCGCTATTCGGATTGTTCGGGAAGAAGAAGGAGGCTGCGGAACAAGCCGCGGAGAAGCAAGCGCTTGATAGCGGGCTGCGGCGCTCTCGCGAAGGTTTCCTCGGCAAGATCACGCGCGCCATCGCTGGCAAGAGCACCGTGGATGATGAGGTGCTCGATCGGCTCGAGGAGGTGCTCGTGGGCAGCGATGTGGGCGTGGACACCACCCTGCGGATCATCAGGCGCATTGAGGAGCGCGTGAAGCGCGACAAGTACGTGGGCGCTGGTGAGCTGAATGCCCTGCTTCGCGAAGAGATCGCCGCGCTCATGAAGGACCCGGCACCGGTGGATGACGCGATCAAGCCTTACGTGATCATGGTGGTGGGGGTGAACGGCGTGGGCAAGACCACCACCATCGGCAAGCTGGCCAACGCCTTCAAGAAGGAGGGCAAGAGCGTGGTGCTGGGGGCTGCGGACACTTTCCGCGCGGCGGCTGTGGACCAGTTGCGCATCTGGAGTGAGCGCGTGGGCGCAGCGCTGGTGCAACAAGGCATGAACGCTGACCCTGCCGCCGTGGCCTACGATGCCGTGGAGAGCGCCAGGGCCAAGGGTGCGGATGTCGTCATCATCGATACCGCCGGCCGATTGCACAACAAAGCGGGCCTGATGAACGAGCTCACCAAGGTGCGCAACGTGATGCGCAAGGTGGTGCCCGATGCCCCGCACGAAGTGCTGCTCGTGCTCGATGCCAGCACAGGTCAGAACGCCATCGAGCAGGCCAGGGAATTCACCAGGGCCACGGATGTCACGGCGTTGGCGCTCACGAAGATCGATGGCACCGCCAAAGGTGGCGTGGCCATCGGCATCAGCGACCAGTTCAGCATCCCCATCAAGTACCTCGGCGTAGGCGAGGGCATCGACCATCTGCAGGTCTTCGAGAAGCGGGCCTTCGTAGAGGCGCTGTTCAAGGATTGA
- a CDS encoding DUF2752 domain-containing protein, which translates to MPLDLISSGPTLCLYKRFTGADCMGCGMTRSVVSLFHLEPGAAYEFNRGIIGVAPLLLWLWAKELLRNLRLLSADMRLPAKAATARLNP; encoded by the coding sequence GTGCCGTTGGATCTCATCAGTTCAGGCCCGACGCTCTGCCTGTACAAGCGATTCACCGGCGCGGACTGCATGGGCTGCGGAATGACCCGCAGCGTGGTATCGCTGTTCCATTTGGAACCCGGCGCCGCTTATGAATTCAACCGCGGGATCATTGGCGTGGCGCCGCTGCTCCTTTGGCTCTGGGCCAAGGAGCTATTGAGGAACCTGCGCTTGCTGAGCGCCGATATGCGCCTCCCTGCCAAAGCCGCAACAGCGCGACTCAATCCTTGA
- a CDS encoding TM2 domain-containing protein, whose product MLSHPAPHRALSWNPNQTINSRMDNVNAPGKDWLTSLLLCLFLGGLGVHRFYTGHTVIGIVQLLTLGGCGIWSLVDLIMIAVGSYKDANGNALIKK is encoded by the coding sequence ATGCTGAGCCATCCGGCTCCTCATCGGGCTCTATCTTGGAACCCGAACCAAACCATCAACTCTAGAATGGACAATGTGAATGCACCAGGCAAGGACTGGCTCACTTCATTGCTGCTCTGCCTCTTTCTGGGCGGCCTCGGGGTGCACCGCTTCTACACGGGCCATACCGTGATCGGCATCGTTCAATTGCTCACGCTCGGCGGCTGCGGCATCTGGTCGCTCGTAGACCTGATCATGATCGCCGTCGGCAGTTACAAGGATGCCAACGGCAACGCCCTCATCAAGAAGTAG
- the rimO gene encoding 30S ribosomal protein S12 methylthiotransferase RimO gives MKARTLKRTKVNVITLGCSKNTFDSEVMMAQLKASGIAVDHESDAGDHNVVVINTCGFIDNAKQESIDTILSYAKAKDEGLVEKVYVTGCLSQRYGTELKDGIPQVDAWFGTRDLPRLLKTLKADYKHELVGERLLTTPAHFAYFKISEGCDRKCSFCAIPLMRGKHISTPVEQLVANAKGLAAIGVKELILIGQDLTYYGLDLYKKRNLDELLARLSDVDGIDWIRLHYAFPSGFPMDVLDVMRDRSNVCKYLDMPLQHGSTRMLTRMRRGITQEKTEALVDTIREKVPGIAIRTTLIAGFPGETQADHDDNLRWVERMRFDRLGAFTYSHEEDTHAHTFEDDVPKDVKEHRAQEIMELQGGISLELNQAKVGKAFRVLVDKAEGGHYIARTEFDSPEVDNEVLIPTSAGHLRIGDFAEVRITEANEHDLRAEVVQ, from the coding sequence ATGAAGGCCCGCACACTCAAGCGCACCAAGGTCAACGTCATTACCCTCGGCTGCTCGAAGAACACCTTCGACAGCGAGGTGATGATGGCGCAGCTCAAGGCCAGTGGCATCGCGGTGGATCATGAGAGCGATGCCGGCGACCACAACGTGGTGGTGATCAACACCTGCGGCTTCATCGACAATGCGAAGCAAGAGAGCATCGATACCATCCTGAGCTACGCCAAAGCCAAGGATGAAGGGCTGGTGGAAAAGGTGTACGTGACCGGCTGCCTCAGCCAGCGCTATGGAACAGAGTTGAAGGATGGCATCCCTCAGGTGGACGCCTGGTTCGGCACGCGCGACCTGCCCCGGCTGCTCAAGACCCTGAAAGCCGATTACAAGCATGAGCTGGTAGGGGAGCGGCTGCTCACCACGCCTGCCCACTTCGCCTACTTCAAGATCAGCGAGGGCTGCGACCGCAAGTGCTCCTTCTGCGCCATCCCGCTCATGCGCGGGAAGCACATCAGCACGCCCGTAGAGCAATTGGTGGCGAACGCGAAGGGACTGGCGGCGATAGGCGTGAAGGAGCTGATCCTCATCGGGCAGGACCTCACGTACTACGGCCTCGACCTGTACAAGAAGCGCAACCTCGATGAGCTCCTCGCCCGGTTGAGCGATGTGGACGGCATCGACTGGATCCGCCTGCACTATGCGTTCCCTTCGGGCTTCCCGATGGACGTGCTGGATGTGATGCGCGATCGTTCCAACGTGTGCAAGTACCTCGACATGCCGCTGCAGCACGGCAGCACGCGGATGCTGACCCGTATGCGGCGTGGCATCACGCAGGAGAAGACGGAAGCGCTAGTCGATACCATCCGGGAGAAAGTGCCCGGCATCGCGATCCGCACCACGCTCATCGCGGGCTTCCCCGGCGAGACGCAGGCCGATCACGACGACAACCTGCGCTGGGTCGAACGCATGCGCTTCGACCGCCTGGGCGCATTCACATACAGCCATGAGGAGGACACGCACGCGCACACCTTCGAGGACGATGTGCCCAAGGACGTGAAGGAGCATCGCGCGCAGGAGATCATGGAGCTGCAGGGCGGCATCAGCCTGGAGCTCAATCAGGCCAAGGTGGGCAAGGCCTTCCGCGTGCTGGTGGACAAGGCCGAGGGCGGCCACTACATCGCCCGCACCGAATTCGATTCACCCGAGGTGGACAACGAGGTGCTGATACCCACGAGCGCCGGGCATTTGCGCATCGGTGATTTCGCCGAGGTGCGGATCACGGAAGCGAACGAGCACGACTTGCGCGCCGAGGTGGTTCAGTGA